In a genomic window of Streptococcus mitis NCTC 12261:
- the recO gene encoding DNA repair protein RecO: MIQSITSQGLVLYNRNFREDDKLVKIFTEQAGKRMFFVKHAGQSKLAPVIQPLVLARFLLRINDDGLSYIEDYHEVMTFPKINSDLFVMAYATYVAALADASLQDNQQDAPLFAFLQKTLELMEAGLDYQVLTNIFEIQILTRFGISLNFNECAFCHRVGQAFDFSFKYGACLCPEHYHEDERRCHLNPNIPYLLNQFQAIDFETLETISLKSEIKQELRQFMDQLYEEYVGIHLKSKKFIDSLSDWGQLLKEENK; this comes from the coding sequence TGGTGCTCTACAATCGCAATTTTCGTGAGGATGACAAGCTAGTCAAGATTTTTACAGAGCAGGCTGGCAAGCGCATGTTTTTCGTCAAACACGCTGGTCAGTCTAAGCTAGCTCCTGTTATTCAGCCCTTGGTGTTGGCACGATTTCTCTTGCGAATTAATGATGACGGACTCAGCTACATCGAGGACTATCATGAGGTGATGACCTTTCCTAAGATTAATAGTGATCTCTTTGTCATGGCCTATGCGACCTATGTAGCGGCTCTTGCAGATGCGAGTTTGCAGGACAATCAGCAGGATGCTCCCTTATTTGCTTTTTTGCAAAAGACTTTGGAGTTGATGGAAGCTGGCTTGGATTATCAGGTTTTGACTAATATTTTTGAAATTCAAATCTTGACTCGATTTGGGATCAGCCTCAATTTTAATGAGTGTGCCTTTTGTCATCGGGTTGGTCAGGCTTTTGATTTTTCTTTCAAATATGGAGCCTGTCTTTGCCCAGAGCATTATCATGAGGATGAGAGACGTTGCCATCTCAATCCCAACATCCCTTATCTGCTTAATCAATTTCAAGCCATTGATTTTGAGACCTTGGAGACCATTTCGCTCAAGTCTGAAATCAAGCAAGAGCTACGCCAATTTATGGATCAACTCTATGAAGAGTACGTTGGAATTCATCTAAAATCAAAGAAATTTATTGATTCCCTATCCGACTGGGGTCAATTACTAAAAGAG